The Cohnella abietis genome has a segment encoding these proteins:
- a CDS encoding FUSC family protein — MDYSKGQLQFIIEVERSLISTEAMDMNLELEYIELSRRKRLVLWLKRRLTDKYALDTRIWRFVVVSMWILSCTAVGICVFGMPTGFGVLFDVVTAICLNTIGLALSSALITIILAICGLRVPRYTLGTFLYVGVILYFVLLFSQLGSLGSIIFSAIVTLFAGGVGLLIGWLTSLRLSRRALIFSIGVIAIFGLAAAYTVNGFPRLLPTSSRADADTADNVGSLTAGDVHALASNLPDPSEPGEYQFNSFTYGSGEDRNRSEFGDETDELSQPVNASAYIDSWPWLRSKFWGFDETELPLNARVWMPEGEGPFPIVLMVHGNHLMEKFSDGGYDYLGELLASRGSIALSIDENFLNYSFWSGIPKQDMKLRAWILLKHIQQIQQFSVQEESPFYNRVDFTQVALLGHSRGGQAAAMAADRSLWFPDEDGLPEPDSYSVQAVIGIAPTDTPVDGKVTELKDISYLTLQGAKDADLVNFYGDRQYGRTTFSSASEAFKASLYIEDANHSQFNTEWGKSDNALPAGLFIRPKDLLEPEQQKQVAEVYVSAFLEAVFHNNEQYDLLFRDYRQGLSFLPPTRYFNQYESGGFVQLADFTGSDRKKLASGVTAEATDMSDWRHVEALNRQGKGKGNKGVELQWKAKGKYSILLSPLAISGVSNEDILMFSMANMDRDLEKEEGFEERAETNLSIDIELEDHSGTAVRLPLSRFMEIEPQVATQFTWLPGMESVVSEGKFKDVEEPVFQTYELPLNEFLEANPEFDPSEWSRISFYFNEGPGKVMLDDLGLMPE, encoded by the coding sequence TTGGATTACTCGAAAGGCCAACTTCAGTTTATAATCGAGGTAGAGAGAAGTCTGATTTCTACAGAGGCGATGGACATGAATCTTGAGCTTGAATATATCGAATTAAGCAGAAGAAAAAGGTTAGTTTTATGGTTAAAGCGACGCTTAACAGACAAGTATGCATTGGACACACGAATATGGAGATTTGTAGTTGTATCTATGTGGATACTGAGCTGCACGGCGGTAGGAATTTGCGTTTTTGGCATGCCGACTGGATTCGGAGTCTTATTTGATGTTGTAACAGCCATATGTTTAAATACGATCGGATTGGCTTTATCATCTGCATTAATTACTATCATTCTCGCAATTTGTGGGTTGAGGGTTCCTCGATATACACTGGGTACGTTTCTCTATGTTGGAGTAATCCTCTATTTTGTATTATTATTTTCACAGCTTGGAAGCCTAGGCTCTATAATATTTTCCGCTATAGTTACTTTGTTTGCTGGAGGCGTAGGGCTACTTATTGGATGGCTGACAAGCTTACGGCTGAGTCGCAGAGCACTAATATTTTCTATAGGTGTAATAGCTATTTTTGGTCTAGCTGCGGCTTACACAGTCAATGGGTTTCCCCGACTTTTGCCTACCAGTTCTAGGGCTGATGCGGATACTGCAGATAATGTGGGTAGTCTAACAGCCGGTGATGTGCACGCCTTAGCTTCTAATCTCCCTGATCCATCGGAGCCTGGAGAATATCAGTTCAACTCCTTCACCTATGGTAGTGGAGAGGATCGTAATCGTTCCGAGTTCGGGGACGAAACGGATGAGCTGTCTCAGCCAGTTAATGCATCTGCCTATATCGATAGCTGGCCGTGGTTACGGAGCAAGTTCTGGGGATTTGATGAGACTGAGCTTCCGCTCAACGCGAGGGTATGGATGCCTGAAGGTGAAGGACCATTTCCTATCGTTCTTATGGTGCATGGCAATCATCTGATGGAAAAATTCTCAGATGGAGGCTATGACTATCTGGGTGAGCTATTGGCTAGTAGGGGAAGCATTGCCTTATCCATTGATGAAAATTTCTTGAACTATTCCTTCTGGTCCGGAATTCCCAAGCAAGATATGAAGCTACGAGCATGGATTCTACTAAAGCATATTCAACAAATACAGCAGTTCAGTGTGCAGGAGGAATCCCCCTTTTATAATCGTGTTGATTTTACCCAGGTAGCTTTGCTCGGGCATTCCCGTGGCGGTCAAGCGGCTGCAATGGCTGCAGATAGAAGCTTATGGTTTCCAGATGAGGACGGCTTGCCTGAACCCGACAGCTACTCCGTCCAAGCGGTGATCGGAATTGCGCCAACGGACACTCCAGTGGATGGAAAGGTAACGGAGCTTAAGGATATTTCTTATTTAACGTTACAGGGTGCAAAGGATGCGGATTTAGTCAACTTTTACGGTGACAGGCAGTATGGGAGAACTACTTTTTCCAGTGCATCGGAGGCTTTTAAGGCCTCGCTCTATATAGAGGATGCTAATCATAGTCAATTTAATACGGAGTGGGGCAAATCGGATAATGCATTGCCCGCTGGCTTGTTCATTCGACCGAAGGATTTACTCGAGCCTGAGCAGCAAAAACAGGTCGCTGAGGTATACGTATCCGCATTTCTTGAGGCTGTTTTCCACAACAATGAGCAGTATGATCTATTATTTCGAGATTACCGGCAAGGCCTCAGCTTTCTTCCTCCAACCCGTTACTTTAACCAGTATGAGAGCGGCGGCTTCGTGCAGCTTGCTGATTTTACAGGGAGTGACCGGAAGAAGCTTGCTTCAGGCGTTACTGCGGAGGCAACCGATATGAGCGATTGGAGGCATGTGGAAGCGCTGAATCGGCAGGGCAAAGGGAAAGGAAACAAAGGTGTGGAGCTTCAGTGGAAGGCTAAGGGGAAGTATTCCATTCTTCTAAGCCCTTTAGCAATTAGCGGTGTCAGTAATGAGGATATTCTGATGTTTTCTATGGCAAACATGGATCGGGATTTGGAAAAGGAAGAGGGATTCGAGGAGCGGGCTGAAACAAATTTATCCATCGACATTGAACTGGAGGATCATTCAGGTACTGCCGTGAGACTTCCGCTAAGTCGTTTTATGGAAATAGAGCCGCAAGTGGCAACTCAGTTTACTTGGCTTCCCGGGATGGAGTCTGTTGTGTCGGAAGGGAAGTTCAAGGATGTGGAGGAGCCCGTGTTTCAAACCTACGAGCTTCCTCTAAATGAATTTTTGGAGGCCAACCCTGAGTTTGACCCGTCTGAATGGTCTCGAATTTCGTTTTATTTTAATGAAGGACCAGGCAAGGTGATGTTGGATGATTTGGGGCTAATGCCTGAATAA
- a CDS encoding DUF3900 domain-containing protein, with protein sequence MKFSVQYLSFFVIQSEGTDSDGPKKYKHYQTLTHEEYQDSELKLFLDSEFKRIAKRKAEIHAASEQVPTKIGRFITEPGHDLTSNPNYNQFQRLRTAENKEEFHNFSDDVLRMYMETNSVRGGAFVLATAKLNELFDEPFLFLFKCDFESKIARISDERSLISQVEMAINAKNIKSIQYPHMPEEGMLEEWELKIHQASHARYFEDFLKFVSYEKSKPEIVTDQVMELVHHYMETKWQGTEAVEGADETEETVAMREEKQQFDVWVAGEKRELQEKWTHEHVVEATKQIVEVQPEIEMKFKLDDVSIKGHMDDYGKNIHIARVNGRYVVLIEGDSFQFDKGVSPIELLHPEELDEVLRRVGKGVRRVPTGEAPPLD encoded by the coding sequence ATAGCGAGCTCAAGCTCTTTCTTGATTCTGAGTTTAAAAGGATTGCCAAGCGTAAGGCTGAGATCCATGCAGCGTCTGAGCAAGTACCGACCAAAATTGGACGGTTCATCACAGAGCCCGGGCATGATTTGACGAGTAATCCCAACTACAACCAGTTTCAACGATTAAGAACGGCTGAGAATAAGGAAGAGTTCCATAATTTCAGTGATGATGTTCTTCGTATGTACATGGAAACCAATTCGGTTAGAGGCGGAGCGTTCGTCTTGGCTACAGCCAAGCTGAACGAGCTCTTCGATGAGCCGTTTCTCTTTTTGTTTAAGTGCGACTTTGAATCGAAGATAGCAAGAATATCGGACGAGAGAAGTCTGATTTCGCAAGTAGAGATGGCTATTAATGCCAAGAACATTAAATCTATTCAGTACCCTCATATGCCAGAAGAGGGGATGCTGGAGGAGTGGGAATTGAAGATTCATCAAGCTTCCCATGCCCGATATTTTGAGGATTTCCTTAAGTTTGTTAGCTATGAGAAGTCGAAGCCAGAAATTGTGACGGATCAGGTGATGGAACTGGTCCATCATTATATGGAAACCAAGTGGCAGGGGACGGAAGCCGTTGAAGGTGCCGATGAGACCGAGGAAACGGTAGCGATGCGTGAAGAAAAGCAGCAATTCGACGTATGGGTAGCAGGTGAGAAACGCGAGCTTCAGGAGAAATGGACACACGAGCATGTGGTTGAAGCAACTAAGCAGATCGTCGAGGTACAGCCTGAGATTGAGATGAAATTCAAGCTAGATGACGTATCTATTAAAGGGCACATGGACGATTACGGTAAAAACATTCATATTGCTCGTGTAAACGGGAGATACGTTGTGCTTATTGAAGGTGACTCGTTCCAGTTCGACAAAGGCGTGTCCCCCATTGAGCTGCTCCACCCAGAGGAGCTAGACGAAGTGCTTCGACGGGTAGGAAAAGGCGTAAGACGTGTGCCAACTGGCGAAGCACCGCCATTGGACTAG